The DNA segment ATCTTAAGAAACTAATGCAGAAAATCAAAAAAGATTTTCTTTGTTTTATTTATCGTCTGTTTTTTCAACAAGTTTTCAAACCATGGGCGGCTTAAAAAATGCCTTTTTTAAGGGACGACTATTTATAATAAAATGTTTTTTCCCAACTCTTAATGCTATAGGTATAAACACTATTATTTCGATAAGTACTCATTTGGACTTTATAACCAATATAATCTCCAAAATTATTTTTTACAAACAAATTACAAATAGAGTCAACTTCATTTTTATCAATACAATTAACATTTAAAATCCATAACCTAGCAACAATATAATGTTTGTTTTTATTAAAAATTTTCATTGTTTTTATATGATTATCCAGCATTATTTTAAATTTAATATTTAAAGAATCTATTTCAATAGCATTTAAAATAATAGTGTCAAAAACAGTTTCAATATTAAATTTTATGTTATAAAAATCATCTACAAATTCTTTTGATGTTGAAAGTTCTACAGTATCTTTTTGTGAATAGCAATTTATTTTTGGGGATAAAAATGCTAATATTAAAATTATGTGGTATGTTTTCATAATGCTAATGTAGTGTTTTTTTTTATGAATAATTTGCTTTTTTTAGTGTTGAGTGTTTAGTTTTTAGTTGGGGCGGGTCGGCGACTTGTAACTGTTTGATTATCAACAACTTACACAGGCGCAGACACAAAGCAGGCGGCACCAGTAACTATCTGTGTGCCAACGACTTAGGTGGAGCTATTATGCAGGCTAGCAGTGATAAAAACTTATTCGCAAATTCTTTCTGCAAAATTTTTTGTATTTTAAAATTTACAAAAAATTTTGCAGAAAGGCTATTTTAATTTAGCTAATATATGTAATTCGTTGATTATCAGTAACTTACGCCGCCGCGTCTACGTAGAGTGCCGCCGCCCCTACGTAGAGTGCTTTCGTAACTACCTGATTATCAGCATTTTTATAACAGCAGTGGAGCGGCGAGGTATCGGCAAGACTTCGCAATAGAATTTACCTGAAAAAGCAAACGGCAAGGCAGGGTTGGCGAAGTTTTTCTTCGTGAAAATATAATCAGAAAAAAACATTGACGAAGAAAAACGGCGAATGCCAAAAGTCTGTTTGAGCTGAAATAATTTAATAAAAAAATTCCTATCAGCGAGTTATTTTTGGCTGTGGCTGGTGGCTGCTGTTTGCGCAGGTAAATTCTCACGCGAATAGTTTTTCTTTTGGTACTTTGCTTTTTGCAATGAAAAAGAAAAGTACGATTAAGCGAGAGTAATAACTTTATGTTTACAATATATAATTCGTTGATTATCAGTAACTTACGCGGAGCCGACACACGAAGCAGCTGTACATGTTCGTGTCTCATAACTAATTGATTATCAATTTTTTTACATAAAAATCCTCTAAACCTAACAGGTTTCTAAAACCTGTCAGGTTTGTTTTATGAGAAACGGTCGTTGCAGCGGTGTAACTACTTGATTATCAATGATTTACGCCACCGCACCCACAAAGCAAGCAATATTTATAACTACCTGATTATCAACACTTTATGGCGGCGGGGCGGAAAGACAGCGGAGCGGCATGGCAATGGACAAATTCAAGCAGCAAACTTCAATCGCAAATCCTTAGAAAATTGATGTGAATTATTTATTTAAAGATATTTTCAAAAATGATTACATTTGCATTTTGTCAGTTTTAAATAATAAAATGAAAGTAAAAATTGTAAATAAAAGCAATAATCCTTTGCCTGCGTATGAAACAGCGTTTTCTGCTGGTATGGATTTGAGGGCTTTTTTAGAAAACGACATTATTCTTGCTCCAATGCAAAGAACATTAGTGCCTACAGGAATTTACATCTCGCTGCCAGAGAGCTATGAGGCACAAGTGAGACCTCGCAGTGGACTCGCAATTAAAAGCGGAATAACTGTTTTAAATACTCCCGGAACAATAGATAGCGACTATCGTGGGGAAGTTAAAGTTATTTTGATTAATTTGTCATCTGAGAATTTTACAATTAAAAATGGAGATAGGATCGCCCAAATGATTATTTCAAAGCACGAACAAGTACGCTGGGAAACAGTTGCAGAACTAGATGATACTGAGCGTGGCGAAGGCGGTTTTGGACATACTGGTAAAAAATAAAAAATTAGAATTATGAAAATTATTATTCCAATGGCGGGCATGGGAAAGCGAATGAGACCACATACGTTAACTGTTCCCAAACCGCTTATAAATATTGCAGGAAAGCCAATTGTGCAGCGACTTGTAGAAGGTTTGAAAACCTTAGTTAATGAAAAAATTGAAGAAATAGCTTTTGTTATTGGCGATTTTGGCAAAGAAGTAGAGGAACAACTATTAGAAATTGCAAAAGGTGTTGGATCAAAAGGAAAAATTTATTATCAAAATCAAGCTCTTGGAACAGCGCATGCTATCTATTGTGCAAACGAATCCATTAGCGGAAAAGTGATAGTGGCTTTTGCGGATACATTGTTTCATACCACGCATAAAATGGACACATCTAAAGATGGAATTATTTGGGTGCATAATGTTGAAGACCCATCAGCTTTTGGTGTTGTGAAAACAAATGAGGTTGGAGAGGTTGTGAATTTTGTAGAAAAACCTAAAACTCCTGTTTCAAATCAGGCAATTGTTGGTGTTTACTATTTTAAAAATGGCGAATTATTATCCTCTGAAATTAAAAAATTAATAGATAATAAAATTGTAGTTAATGGTGAGTATCAGCTAACGGATGTGCTTGAAAATATGATGAAAAACGGGTATCATTTTTCAGTTTATAATGTTGAAGAATGGCTCGATTGCGGAAATAAAGATGCAACAGTTCATACAAATGAAAGAATCTTGGATTTTGCTCCAAACGGAAGCCTTATTTCATCTGATTTAGAACAGGAAAATTCTATAATTATTCAACCTTGCTATATAGGCAAAAATGTTAGCATAAAAGGGAGTATTGTTGGTCCGCATGTGTCAATAGGCGAGGGAACATCTATTTGTAATAGCATTGTGTCTAATTCGATAATTCAGTCAAATTGTAAAATATCAAATGCAAATATTGATAATTCTATGGTTGGAAATTATGTTGAATACAGCGAGCGCTACAAAGAATTAAATATCGGAGATTTTACTGTAATTACACAATAATGTTTAGAAAATATTTTCATATTGTTTTGCTAATATTGTTTGCTTCGGCTTGTAGTCCGTATCAGCGAGCTTTAAAGAAACATAAAAATCTTTCCGAAGCAGAAAAGCTGAATATTTCTACAAATTTTGTTGAGGCTTCAAGATATAAAATTTTAAACGATATGGAATCGGCTAAAAAAATGTATCAGGAGATTTTAGAAAGAGATCCCTTGCACGATGCTTCGCTTTATGAATTAGCTGAATTGAAATCTAAAAATAAAGAATTTAAAACAGCCGACTCTTTATACAAGTTAGCTGTAAAGCTAGAACCAGAAAATTATTGGTACAAACTAGGATATGCTGAAAATCTTGTGCGATTAGGCAAATTTCAGGACGCTGCTAATCAATATAGAAGTGTGATAGAGAAAAATCCACAGAGATATGAATTATATGAATATGAGGCTCAGTGCTATATTTATGATAGAAAACCTGAAAAGGCTGTTGAATTATATGACAAATTGGAAAGTATAATTGGATATTCCGAAGAGATTGGAATTCAAAAATATAATATTTATAAAAGTT comes from the Bacteroidales bacterium genome and includes:
- the dut gene encoding dUTP diphosphatase, yielding MKVKIVNKSNNPLPAYETAFSAGMDLRAFLENDIILAPMQRTLVPTGIYISLPESYEAQVRPRSGLAIKSGITVLNTPGTIDSDYRGEVKVILINLSSENFTIKNGDRIAQMIISKHEQVRWETVAELDDTERGEGGFGHTGKK
- a CDS encoding NTP transferase domain-containing protein; translation: MKIIIPMAGMGKRMRPHTLTVPKPLINIAGKPIVQRLVEGLKTLVNEKIEEIAFVIGDFGKEVEEQLLEIAKGVGSKGKIYYQNQALGTAHAIYCANESISGKVIVAFADTLFHTTHKMDTSKDGIIWVHNVEDPSAFGVVKTNEVGEVVNFVEKPKTPVSNQAIVGVYYFKNGELLSSEIKKLIDNKIVVNGEYQLTDVLENMMKNGYHFSVYNVEEWLDCGNKDATVHTNERILDFAPNGSLISSDLEQENSIIIQPCYIGKNVSIKGSIVGPHVSIGEGTSICNSIVSNSIIQSNCKISNANIDNSMVGNYVEYSERYKELNIGDFTVITQ